A stretch of Episyrphus balteatus chromosome 2, idEpiBalt1.1, whole genome shotgun sequence DNA encodes these proteins:
- the LOC129909849 gene encoding zinc finger protein 26-like, which translates to MYEQFIILPIDICRICSNLQSNSNILTETLGDENVLLHEALEFVSCIKVDFNDGMSQTMCSTCTSKLSDAYEFKNQVLDSYRTFYNQTSDLNFKEENDENDSELLVDGNSSIELKKQLKIATNTESVNNLGIPLSSHAVSFLLEHNNCKTRKETPELPKEQNQTALEKEGVKNEEEEYEVYILPDTPTQSEENEQPSTENKEDEHFELCSKDSNQPNHKESPSSEKENNNTSLAINVKTNDRKRTLSDRENENSISFDDMEPQTDENPKHSCHICYKTLARKSSLDVHLRIHANERNFVCPFCQKAFVQLANYRMHLRVHTKEKPFPCYYCGKSFSQSSSLKVHMRSHTNEKNYLCQVCCKGFTNSSDLEKHERVHDINRQFECKICGNFYAQKANLRAHEKKVHY; encoded by the exons ATGTACGAGCAATTCATCATTCTGCCAATCGACATTTGTCGAATATGCTCCAATTTGCAATCCAATTCAAATATACTGACAGAAACATTGGGAGATGAAAATGTACTTTTACACGAGGCACTCGAGTTTGTTTCATGCATCAAG GTTGACTTTAATGATGGCATGAGTCAAACAATGTGCAGCACCTGCACCAGTAAACTATCGGATGCTTATGAGTTCAAAAACCAAGTTCTTGATTCCTACAGAACTTTTTACAATCAAACTTCTGATCtcaattttaaagaagaaaatgatGAAAACGATTCTGAATTACTTGTTGATGGTAATAGTTCGATAGAGTTGAAAAAGCAATTAAAAATAGCAACAAATACAGAAAGCGTGAATAATCTGGGCATTCCCCTGAGCAGTCACGCTGTATCTTTTTTGCTTGAACATAATAATTGTAAGACTCGTAAAGAAACTCCAGAACTCCCAAAAGAACAAAACCAAACGGCCTTAGAAAAAGAAGGGGTGaaaaacgaagaagaagaatacgAAGTATATATTTTACCAGACACTCCCACCCAGTCTGAGGAAAACGAACAACCCTCGACAGAAAACAAAGAAGACGAACACTTCGAACTGTGTTCAAAAGATAGTAATCAACCCAATCACAAAGAATCTCCTTCATCTGAAAAGGAGAACAATAATACCTCTCtagcaataaatgtaaaaacTAATGACAGAAAGCGAACTTTATCAGATCGCGAGAATGAGAATTCCATAAGTTTCGACGACATGGAACCGCAAACTGATGAAAACCCCAAACATTCGTGCCATATCTGTTATAAGACTCTAGCTAGGAAATCAAGCCTAGACGTTCACCTGAGAATTCATGCCAACGAAAGGAATTTTGTCTGTCCATTTTGTCAAAAGGCATTCGTACAGCTGGCAAACTATCGAATGCACTTGAGAGTGCACACTAAAGAAAAACCTTTCCCTTGTTACTATTGTGGAAAAAGCTTTTCTCAATCGAGTTCACTTAAAGTTCATATGCGTTCACatacaaacgaaaaaaactACCTTTGTCAAGTTTGTTGCAAAGGTTTTACAAATTCTTCGGATTTGGAAAAACACGAAAGAGTCCACGATATAAATAGACAGTTTGAATGTAAAATTTGTGGAAACTTTTATGCTCAAAAAGCGAATCTAAGGGCTCATGAAAAGAAAGTCCATTATTAG